The genomic stretch TGATCGAGCTGGAATTGGGCGTGGAATCGACGTGCGATCAGGCGCTGGTTGCGGTCAATCGCGGGCATGATTTTGCTTGCAGCGTCGATGCGATTGAACGCGCCGCGGCGCGTGATTTAAGCGTCAGCGCGCATTTGTTGTTTGGCTTGCCGGGCGAAAGCCGCGACAGCATGCTGGCCGCCGCCGATGTGTTATCGAAGCTGCCGCTGGCGTCGCTGAAATTTCATCAACTGCAAATTGTGAAAGGCACGCAAATGGCGAACCAATGGCGGCAAGACCCGGCCAGCCTGCCGATTATGCCGCTTGATGATTATGTAGAATTACTCGCCGATTTTGTCGAGCGACTGAACCCGAATATCGCGATTCAGCGCGTCGGTAGCGAAGTGCCACCCTCGCTGCGCCTCGCGCCAGATTGGTCGCTGCGATTATCGGAATTGGCGCCAATGCTGACCGAAAAACTCGCGCTGCGGCGTAGCTGGCATGGCAGTTTGTGGCGCGGCTAGCTGGGCTTGCCTTAGCAAGTGCTTAACTGGGCAAAATCATCGGCCACTTTGCTCAACTCGCCTGATTCATGCGACCAAAGATAGACCGCGGGGTTAAAGGCATGTGCGGTGCGGATAAACACCAGTTGATCGCCACAACCATTGCTGGCAATGGCGATCGCATTGGCGGGAAAAAGCCGCAATCTTGATAGAAAGCGGTTTCTTTCAGAATGTGGTTGCAGCTGCGCGCCAACCTTTTACGATCGGAAGTATCCGCAATCGGATGCTGCTGCCAACTGTCTCCCTGCGCCAATACACAGCCGCCATTGTGCTGTTGCATGGCTTGGCGATATGAAGCTGGCAGCGTCGCCCCCAATGCTTGCTCGGCGGCTTGGATAAATTCTTCATTCAGATCGAATGCCATTTTGCACTCCAACAGGCCATCAGCTTTCCATGTCGATGCTGACTAATTCGCCTTCCTGATCAAAGGTGACCGCCAATAGATAGTTGGTATATTCTTCGGGAAACTGCACGTCGCAAACCATAAAGTACTCCGACTCATCCGGATAGACACCAATTCGCGTGAGTTGGATTGCCGCCATAAAGGCGCTTTTATCGATGTCAGTCGCACCAAAAATTGCTTGCAGTTCTTCTTCCGAAAATTGTTCGAGGTGATGCTGCAGATAAAAACGCGCCGCGCCTTCGTCTTCCTCTAAATCGAAATCATCGGCAATCGCCGCCATCACTTTGGCAGGGTATTGTTCAAGCGACGCCAAGCAGGCCTGCAGCTGTTGCAGCGCCTCACCTTCGATCGAGTCCGAATCAAAATTAAGGTCGATATTGACTTCATGCCCGTGTAGCTGCACCGTTGATTCGTAACACTCTTCCAACTCGGCGGGATCAAACTCGGGAAAATCGGCTAATTGCATTGGCAAACCTTTTTTGTAAAAACGAAAAAACAACTTAGCGCATTGCTTTATTTTTCACAAACCAAGTACAGCTTCAGTTGCAAGAAAACCCCCTGCCAATATTGAGCAGCCATAAAAAAGCCTTGGCTTACGCCAAGGCTTTTTGCTAAGCAAACGCAGCTTATACCGCAACAACGCGGCTGCGGCGGTTGTTGCTGCTAAACGCTGCAACTTTCATCGTTGTGGTGGCAGCGACTGGGCCGGTGTACAGCGGCGAGGCTGGCGTTGGGTCTGAGCCGTCGGTGGTGTAGCGAATCGCCAAGCCGGGCGCCGATGTGTTGGCGTACAGCTTGCCCGCTTCGACTTTCACGCCCGGCAATGGGATACGGTAGCCGTAGCCGCCGAAGTCTTCCGAACGTGGGAAGCCATCGAGGCGTGGCAATTCGCGTTGGCCCAAGCGGTTGGCAAATTCGTTCCAATCCGCGTCGATCTTGGCTTGACGCGCGGCGGCATCGGCGATCGAAGTCCAAGCGGGGTCTTTCGCCCAAGCGCGCTCTGCCAAAGCGATCGTGCGTGGCATCGCCAAGTATTCCAGACGGCCGCGGTTGCGGATGTTTTCCGCCCACAATTGCCCTTGAATACCGATGATGTTTTTGGTTCCTTCTGGCGTCAGGCGCACTTTGCTGGCGATATTGTCTTTATCCAGCGGCTGGCCAAATAGATTGACCGTGGCGGTGGTGAAAATATCGAGCGGTACAAATTCAAACGCGCCGCGCGTTTCGATAAAGCCGCCCCAGTAGTAGCCAGGCTCAAGCGGGTCTTTGCTGTAGGCCAAGTCGAAGTACAAGTTCGTTACGTTCGACAATACCGTTTTGTAGCCGGCGTTGGCCAATTGGTAAGCGAAGTCTTCCTGACCCCAGCCCCATACGTTATTCCATACATAAGGGCGGAAGTTGGCGTTGACGAATTCTGGGTTTGGGCCGTGCGTGTGTACGCCGTTGACTTCTTTTTTCACCAGCGCAATTTCTTCCCAGCCGCCAAATACCAAGCCGTATTTTTTCAGCAGGTCGCGGTAGCGCGCGAGGAAGTAGTTTTGCAGCTCGACGATTTGCGTCATGCCTTGTTCTTTCATAAAGGCTTGGCAAATCGGCGATTGCTCCCACGCGCCGTGCGGCACTTCGTCACCACCGGTGTGCATGGTCGTGAATGGTGCACCGGCTTCGGCGAACATGTCTTTCACATCATGCAACACGGTTTCGATGAAGTTGTAGCACGATTCGAGCGCAATACAGATCACGTTGTCGTGCCACAACTGCACCGATTCGTACACCGATGCATCGTTAAAGTCACACAGCAGATATTGCTTGGCTTCCGCTTCGCGGCCTTCGGCCATCAAACGCGTGTAGCGCACATTCATCGCTTTGATCGCGGCGCGGGCGTGGCCTGGCACGTCGATTTCTGGCACCACTTCGATATGGCGCGCGGTGGCGTACTTCAAGATTTCGATGAAGTCAGCTTTGCTGTAGTAACCACTACCCGCTTTACCCGCTACGTCGCCGCCCGAGCCAAAGCATGGCACCAGATTATCGGTTTCATCCGCCGTGTAGCCGCGCAAGCTACCGATTTCGGTTAGTTCTGGCAGGCTAGGAATTTCCAAACGCCAGCCTTCATCATCAGTCAGATGGAAGTGGAACTGGTTCAATTTATACAGCGACATGCATTCGAGCAAACGCAGAATGGTTTCTTTGCTGGTGAAGTTACGGCCCACATCGAGATGCATGCCGCGGTACGCAAAGCGTGGCGCGTCAACAACTTTACACGCACCAACGGCCAGTTCTGCTTGTGGGTTCAGGAAGGCCGCCACTGGCAATAATTGACGCAAACTTTGAATGCCGTTGCACACGCCCGCAGCGCTCGCGCCGGTAATCACAATGCCTTGTGGCGTTACGTCGAGCTGATACGCTTCGTTCGGTGCCAAAGTATCGCTAACATTTACTGAGCCAATTTGCAGTTTGATCGTCGACGCGCCCGCTGGCGTAATTGCTGCGCGTTGCAGTGTTTTGCCGCTCACGTCGTGCAAGCTAGCTTGCAGCAAAGCCGCTTCATTGGCCAAATCAGCCGAGTGCACGATGTAGGTGTTTTTGTTAATGACAAACTCGCCGGCTGCGGCGGTGTAGCTTAATGGCGTTGGCGTGATTTTGCTGATGGCGTCGGCAGCAAGCAGGCTCAAGCCAGCATTTTGCTCATACGTGAGTGCCGCATTGGTCAGAGCGACTTGATCGTTGGCATTGCGGTGGCGCTGCTCTGGCGTCGCAAAATCGGCAATGGCAGGGTCGCCAATCACTTCCATCTGTGCGTTGGGCGTGCCTACGTCGTACACAATATAGAAACCCAGCGGGGCGTCGGTTTCGCTAATCACCCAGAACAGGCCTTCATAATCGAAGGTGCGCGTTTCACCAGGCTGAACGACGCCGAATTCGGCTTTAGGCTCTAGGCTCCAAAAATCGCCATTCACGTGCGTAACAAGCACATTGCCGCTCACCGTTTCAGGTTTGATTTTGCGGCAAGTGTTGAAATAAATCGCCCAACCTGATGCTGGCAGTGGCTGATCGGACAAATTGGTCAGCGTTAAGGTCGCGAGAAAATTATCGCCATTGTGGGCATTGGTTTTATTGGCCCAAGTGATTTTGAGATGCGCGCCAGCAGGTTTAGTCATTCTTGCTCTCCCTTCGATTTGTGGTCAGGGTTGTGAACCCATCCGAGCAGTTTAGAAGCCCGCGGCAATGAATGCCAAGCTTTGCGCGCGCCTTGTCTCTCGGATGATGCCAAGGAAAAAAGTTACCGTATTTATACCGTCCGGCGCCGATAAAAAATCTACTATTAGCCCAAAACAGTTTAGAATCAGCCCGTTCGTAAGGTTTTACGATTAAGCCGCTGTTTCAAACAGCAGAGCACGATCAGCGCAAGATCTTAGCAAAGGGTACACAGGGAAAATGTTAATACGGGAATGGATAGGCAATTCGCAAGGGCATGCATGGCGCCTGAATCATCACATTGCCGAAGAGTTGCCGTTTAATCTGCATTTTCACCCGGAATACGAGCTAACACTGACCTTGGGTGGCCATGGCCAACGCCATATTGGCTCGGATCTGCAGGCTTTTGGCGAATGCGATTTGGCGTTGGTTGCGCCCAATCAGCCGCATAGCTGGCAGGCCGCGGCACGCAACGATGGGCACAAAATTGAGTTGCAAGTGGTGTTATTTCGGCTTGATTGGCTGGTTTCGCTGGCCGAAAACGGCATGCCAGAATTACGCCATCTGTGCCAATGGCTGGCCAATATCCGCCAAGGCGTCGTCTTTAGCGCGAGTTGCACGCAAACCATCATACCGCGCTTAGCGCATTTGCATGAGCTCAGCGGTTTAAAACGCCTAACCGCCCTACTCGATATTTTAACTGAGCTAGAACACGACCCTGCGCCGCGTTTTATTGATGGGCAACTCAGCCAGCTCGACCCAGATCGCCGTTTAGTGCGCGCGATGGCGCATTTACAAGATCACTATCAACACACAATCACGCTCGAACAACTCGCCCAAGTCGCCACTTGCAGCACGACCACGCTCAAGCGCCTGTTTGCGCAGCAAATGCAATCGAGCTTTAGCCAAGAGCTGACTCGGCTGCGCATTGCCCATGCCTGCAACCTGCTGCTGACCACCGAACGCGGAATAGATTGGGTGGCCAGCCAAAGCGGCTACCCGTGTTTAAGCCATTTTTATCAACAATTTAGCGAGCGTCAGGGCATGACGCCGAATGCGTTTCGCAAGCAAAGTAAAACCAGCGTCTCAGCCTAGATCGCCCCGGGGTATAGCCACCAAAAGCAAATTTAATCATGCTTTTATTAACTTACCCACCTACCCTATACATAAAAAGCCAAGCAACAAGCTTTCACAGTCTTTACGAGCAACCGTCATGCGATTTGATTTTGAGCTGAAATCAAGCCAAAGTATTCAATTAAGACGCCAATCAAGCCGCTTTCTTTCTCCAAGAACGTGTCATTTTTCGGTATCATTACGTACTTTTCGCCACATTTCTGGGTTCTATCGACATGGCCAATGTGCTCCAACTACGCGGCGGTACCGCCCTTTCACCGTTTCGGATTGAAAAACTCGCATCTGCGCTCGCCGCGCAAGGACTAACTGTTAACCTCTACGCCGAGTACTGGCACTTCGTCGAATTAGGCTCTGAACTCGCTAAGGAAGCGGCCTTAAGCGCCGACGAGCAAGCCGTGCTTGAGCGTATTCTGAGCTACGGCGAACCAGCTCAGCCTGCACTCGCGATCGGTGCTCCGATTTTGGTCTTGCCACGTTTGGGCACGATTTCACCATGGTCTTCGAAAGCGACCGATATCGCTTTGCACTGCGGCTTGCAAGGCAAAGTGGCCCGCATTGAGCGCGGCATGGCCGTCTACGCCAGCAAAGCGGATGGCTCGGCGCTGTCTACTGCAGAAAAAAATACACTGTTGCCGCTGATTCACGATCGCATGACCGAGCAAGTGTTTGACGGCTTGGCGGCGGGTAATGAACTATTCCGCCACTTTGAGCCGACTGAACTCAAATCAGTTGATATCCTCGGTGGTGGTCAAGCTGCGCTAGAACAAGCCAACGTTGAATACGGCCTGGCCTTGTCTAGCGACGAAATTGAATATTTGGTGGCTAACTTCACCAAACTCGGTCGCAACCCAACCGACGTTGAATTGACGATGTTCGCTCAGGCTAACTCTGAGCATTGCCGTCACAAAATTTTTAACGCGAACTTCATCATCGACGGCCAAGCGCAAGATTACAGCTTGTTCGGCATGATTCGCGAAACGCATAAAGCCTCTCCAGAAGGCACGGTCGTTGCCTACTCGGACAACTCATCCGTCATCGAAGGCGCAGAAATCGAGCGCTTCTTCCCTGCCAGCAACGGCGCAGAATACGGCTTTGAAAAGCAAAAAACCCACATTCTGATGAAAGTGGAAACGCACAATCACCCAACGGCGATTTCTCCGTTCCCCGGCGCGGCAACGGGCTCGGGCGGCGAGATTCGTGACGAAGGCGCAACGGGTCGCGGCTCAAAACCAAAAGCCGGTTTGTGCGGTTTTACCGTGTCGAACTTGAACGTGCCAGGCTACGTACAAGACTGGGAAAGCCCAGCGTACGGCAAACCAGATCGCATCGCTTCGGCGCTCGACATTATGATCGAAGGCCCGATTGGCGCAGCGGCGTTTAATAATGAATTTGGTCGCCCGAACTTGGCCGGCTACTTCCGTACGTTTGAGCTGGACGTGAACGGCGAGCGCCGCGGCTACCACAAACCGATTATGATCGCGGGTGGTTTGGGCAATATCAACGACGCGCACGTAACCAAAAACGGCCTGCCAGATGGCTCATTGCTGATTCAACTCGGCGGCCCAGGCATGTTGATCGGGATGGGCGGTGGCGCTGCGTCATCAATGGACACTGGCGCGAACGCAGCGGATCTCGATTTTGATTCGGTACAGCGCGGCAACCCAGAAATGGAACGCCGTTGTCAGGAAGTGATCGATCGCTGCTGGCAGCTGGGCGACAAAAACCCGATCCAGTCGATCCACGACGTCGGCGCAGGCGGTATCTCAAATGCCTTCCCAGAACTGGTGAACGACGCAGGCATGGGCGCGGTGTTTAACTTGCGTAAAGTGAACATCGAAGAACACGGCATGGCGCCAAAAGAAATCTGGTCGAACGAATCGCAAGAGCGTTATGTGCTCGGCATTCACCCGAACGATTTGCTGACTTTTGAAGCAATTTGCGAGCGCGAGCGTTGCCCGTTTGCGGTGATCGGCCACACCACTGACGAGCGCCATTTGACGGTGGAAGACCCGCATTTTGGCAATAAGCCAGTCGATATGCCGATGGATGTCTTGCTCGGCAAGCCACCAAAAATGACGCGTGATGTGACACGCGTGAAGCCAGAGCTTAAAGTATTCGATTCATCAGCTCTCGATTTGAAAGAGTCGCTGTATAAAGTATTGCAATTGCCTTCAGTGGCGGACAAATCGTTCCTGATTAATATCGGCGATCGTACTGTTGGCGGCTACACGGCGCGCGACCAAATGGTTGGTCCATGGCAAATTCCAGTGGCTGACGTTGCGGTTACTACCATGGGGTATAACACGCTACAAGGCGAAGCAATGGCCATGGGTGAACGCACCCCTCTAGCTTTGATTTCAGCCCCAGCATCTGGCCGTATGGCTGTCGGTGAAGCGCTGACCAACTTGGCCGCTGCGCCAATCGCTAAATTGGGCGACGTGAAATTATCGGCCAACTGGATGGCGCCAGCTGGCCACTCAGGCGAAGACGCAAACCTGTACGACACAGTGAAAGCAGTGGGTCTTGAGCTGTGCCGCGAATTGGGCGTGTCGATCCCAGTGGGTAAAGACTCGTTGTCGATGAAAACAGTGTGGGAAGACGGCGCTGAGAAAAAATCGGTCGTTGCGCCACTGTCGCTGATTATCTCTGGCTTTGCGCCAGTGACTGATGTGACCAAAACGCTGACGCCACAATTGGTGACAGGTGAAGACACCGACTTGTTGCTGATCGACTTGGGCACGGGCAAATGCCGTCTGGGCGGCTCGGCCTTGGCGCAAGTGAATGCCGAAATTGGTAATTGGGCGCCGGATGTTGTGAGCGTTGAGCACCTGAAATCATTCTTTGCCACAGTGCAAAAACTGAACGCTGACGGCAAGATTTTGGCTTACCACGATCGTTCGGACGGCGGCTTGATCGCGACGATTTCTGAAATGATGTTCGCCAGCCATTGCGGCGTAACGCTGGAAATCGACGAACTGTGTATCGACCGTCGTGTTCGCCAACGCCAGCAAGACGAAATTACGCCAGAAGACGTAGCGCGCGCTGAAAATGGCCGCGTAATGGGCGTGTTGTTCAATGAAGAATTGGGCGCGGTATTGCAAGTTCGTCGTAGCGATACGGCCGCGGTCATCGCTGCATTTATGCACGCCCACTTGGCTGGTGAGTTGCACGTGATTGGTACCACCAACCACGACGACAAGCTGAAAATCAAGAAACGCAACCGCATGTTGCTCGAAGAGCCACGCGTGAGCTTGCAACAAGCGTGGAGCAAAACCAGCTGGCAAGTTCAACGTCTACGCGACAATCCAGAATGCGCCGATGCTGAATACGCGCGAATTGCGGACAAGAGCGATAAAGGCCTGTTCGCCAAACTGACGTTCAACCCATCGGAAGACATCGCTGCGCCGTATATCTCCAAAGGCGCAAAACCACGCATCGCCATCTTGCGCGAGCAAGGCGTGAACGGTCACATCGAAATGGGCGCGGCGTTTAACCGTGCTGGCTTTGCAGCAACCGACGTTCACATGAGCGACGTGATTGCTGGCCGTGTGAATTTGGCTGACTTTATGGGCTTGGCGGCTTGCGGTGGTTTCTCGTACGGTGACGTATTGGGCGCAGGTGAAGGTTGGGCGAAATCGATTCTGTTTAACGCCGCAGCGCGTGCGCAGTTTGAAGCGTTCTTCAACCGCGCCGACACCTTCGGCTTGGGCGTGTGTAACGGTTGCCAAATGATGGCCAACTTGTCAGGCATTATCCCGGGCGCTGAACACTGGCCGAAATTTACTCGCAACCAGAGTGAGCAGTTTGAAGCGCGCTTTGTCACGGTAGAAGTGCCAAAATCGCCATCACTGTTCTTCAACGGCATGGCGGGCAGCCAAATGCCAGTTGTTGTGAGCCACGGTGAAGGTTTTGCGAACTTTAGCCAGCAAGGCGATATTAACAAGGCGCTGGTTGCAATGCGCTATGTCGATAGCCACGGCAAGCCGACGCAGCAATACCCGCTAAACCCGAACGGCAGTCCGAACGCGATCGCCGGTGTAACGACGCCTGACGGCCGCTTCAGCATCATGATGCCGCACCCAGAGCGCGTATTCCGCACCGTACAAAACAGCTGGCACCCAAGCGATTGGGAAGAAGACGGCGCATGGATGCGTATGTTCCGCAACGCTAGAGCCTTCCTAGGCTAAGAAGCGATACCCAAACAAAAGCCCCATCAAACGATGGGGCTTTTTTTCAGCCTGCTGACAAAGTGGAAGAACAAAATTTTTCAAGTCTCAGCAAAGCTGAGCCTAAGAAATAAGGCATTTCATTTGCAGCCTTATGTTCTATTCCCACCTCTCCCGTCCCCTTAGCCTTAGGCCACGGTCTTCGCTAGGGCACGTCGTGCCGAGCTGCGCCACGCCTTGAGGGGAGCCTCGCTGCGCGAGTGGGTGTGATTGATGACTGCCAGCATCTATGCCGCCAGCTGCAGGCAGCAGGTGGAGGCAAGTCTTAAACTTGCTCTTCAGTGATATGCAGCTCGATTTCAACGTTCTCAGCCGAATATTGAATCTGCGCCAGCAATACCGCGTCAACACGGTTAGCAAAACGACGCAGTGGGATAGAGCACTGCAGCGCAGGCCCCATTTCCGAACGGAATTCTTTTACATACTGCAGTGCGCCAACGTGATCGCTTTCCAACTCATCTTCGTGATCGCTAACGATGGTTTTGATTTTTTTGCGAATCTCTTTCAGCTCTTTAAACAACTCGCTCGATACTTCGCACAAATCGGCAAATTGCAAAGATACATCCACCACACTACCTGGCACCAAATAGCTCGCCAAAGTTTTTGAGCTATTTTTTAGTAATTCAAGCTGCTGCTCATCAAACACCAGCTGCAACGGAAAATATTCCTCAGACGCTTTTAAAGCCTGACGAATGCCATCATTGCTGCGCAAAGCTTCAGGCAATTTACTACTTGCGCGGGCGTTCACCACATAACGGGTTTTAGTGCTCATTACGTTCTCCAAAGTAAGTGGTAGATAGTGTATAGCGAGAGTGTGACGCTGCTTTTAATGTGTATCAAGTCTGATTACGCCAATCGATCTTTTTTCGAACAAGTAGTAGACAAGCTTATATAAATTGGTTAATATTCGCCTCCTCTGAATTGCACACCTCATCAAGCAATTCAGATTTTGTGAAGTGCGCGATTGGTGGAATTGGTAGACACGCAGCGTTGAGGTCGCTGTGCCGCAAGGCGTGCGAGTTCGAGTCTCGTGTTGCGCACCACTACATAGTTTTAAGTAATTCAAGAAAGTCCCAGAACCCGCATAAAGCCTAGCTTTGCGGGTTTTTTGTTGCCCATTGAATCCAATAAGATCCAGGTACAACCAGTACAAAACCTGCCCCCAAACCTGCCCCCGTACTACAATGGGGACAGGATATTGCAAAGGGGTGCATAATCTATGCCCAGAGCCAAAACTGAACCTGCGTCTAAAGCACTTCATCTTTTAACACCGCTCGAGGGCTTTGTTGCACAAATCAGCGGCGTAGTGCCGCTGGTAGAATAGCGGCATGAGCAAATCGGCACCCAACAAGTACAAAACCACCAACTGGCCAAGCTATCACGCCGCTTTGAAATCACGTGGCGCACTGATGATTTGGCTCGATCCAACGCTAAAATGGGCTGCTGAGCCCACCGGCAAACGCGGAAGAAACCCCACCTTCAGCGACGCCGCCATTCAGTTCTGCCTCACCATCAAATACCTATTCGGCCTAGCGTTGCGCCAAACCACAGGCATGATGGAAAGCCTACTGCGGCTTGCCAATTTAGATTGGGCCGTCCCTGATTCGAGCACGATCTCACGTCGACAGAAAACGCTCAAAGTCATTATTCCTGCCCGGCAAAGTCAAGGTGGATTGCATTTATTGGTCGATAGCACCGGCATCAAAATGCTCGGCGAAGGCGAATGGAAAACCAAAAAACATGGCGCTGAATATCGTCGGCAATGGCGCAAAGTTCACCTCGGCATTGATGCTGAAACCCTTGAAATTCGTGCCATTGAGGTTACCGACAATAAAACAGGTGATGCGCCCATGTTGCTGGAACTGATGAATCAGATTCCCGAGTCAGAACAGATTGCTGCGATT from Chitinibacter sp. SCUT-21 encodes the following:
- a CDS encoding TIGR01212 family radical SAM protein (This family includes YhcC from E. coli K-12, an uncharacterized radical SAM protein.); the encoded protein is MFNANSFRLHPRRFSSWIDISHAKYGGRVQKVSIAADFTCPNRDGTKGTLGCTFCNNAGFIPQYARENPNDITLQIDTGLEFLRRRYPRTKLWVAYFQAYSNTYGEIDRLIETYQTALRHRDISGLVIGTRPDCVSDDLLDYLAELSERYLIELELGVESTCDQALVAVNRGHDFACSVDAIERAAARDLSVSAHLLFGLPGESRDSMLAAADVLSKLPLASLKFHQLQIVKGTQMANQWRQDPASLPIMPLDDYVELLADFVERLNPNIAIQRVGSEVPPSLRLAPDWSLRLSELAPMLTEKLALRRSWHGSLWRG
- a CDS encoding SMI1/KNR4 family protein; the protein is MAFDLNEEFIQAAEQALGATLPASYRQAMQQHNGGCVLAQGDSWQQHPIADTSDRKRLARSCNHILKETAFYQDCGFFPPMRSPLPAMVVAINWCLSAPHMPLTPRSIFGRMNQAS
- a CDS encoding DUF2004 domain-containing protein translates to MQLADFPEFDPAELEECYESTVQLHGHEVNIDLNFDSDSIEGEALQQLQACLASLEQYPAKVMAAIADDFDLEEDEGAARFYLQHHLEQFSEEELQAIFGATDIDKSAFMAAIQLTRIGVYPDESEYFMVCDVQFPEEYTNYLLAVTFDQEGELVSIDMES
- a CDS encoding carbohydate-binding domain-containing protein codes for the protein MTKPAGAHLKITWANKTNAHNGDNFLATLTLTNLSDQPLPASGWAIYFNTCRKIKPETVSGNVLVTHVNGDFWSLEPKAEFGVVQPGETRTFDYEGLFWVISETDAPLGFYIVYDVGTPNAQMEVIGDPAIADFATPEQRHRNANDQVALTNAALTYEQNAGLSLLAADAISKITPTPLSYTAAAGEFVINKNTYIVHSADLANEAALLQASLHDVSGKTLQRAAITPAGASTIKLQIGSVNVSDTLAPNEAYQLDVTPQGIVITGASAAGVCNGIQSLRQLLPVAAFLNPQAELAVGACKVVDAPRFAYRGMHLDVGRNFTSKETILRLLECMSLYKLNQFHFHLTDDEGWRLEIPSLPELTEIGSLRGYTADETDNLVPCFGSGGDVAGKAGSGYYSKADFIEILKYATARHIEVVPEIDVPGHARAAIKAMNVRYTRLMAEGREAEAKQYLLCDFNDASVYESVQLWHDNVICIALESCYNFIETVLHDVKDMFAEAGAPFTTMHTGGDEVPHGAWEQSPICQAFMKEQGMTQIVELQNYFLARYRDLLKKYGLVFGGWEEIALVKKEVNGVHTHGPNPEFVNANFRPYVWNNVWGWGQEDFAYQLANAGYKTVLSNVTNLYFDLAYSKDPLEPGYYWGGFIETRGAFEFVPLDIFTTATVNLFGQPLDKDNIASKVRLTPEGTKNIIGIQGQLWAENIRNRGRLEYLAMPRTIALAERAWAKDPAWTSIADAAARQAKIDADWNEFANRLGQRELPRLDGFPRSEDFGGYGYRIPLPGVKVEAGKLYANTSAPGLAIRYTTDGSDPTPASPLYTGPVAATTTMKVAAFSSNNRRSRVVAV
- a CDS encoding AraC family transcriptional regulator, with the translated sequence MLIREWIGNSQGHAWRLNHHIAEELPFNLHFHPEYELTLTLGGHGQRHIGSDLQAFGECDLALVAPNQPHSWQAAARNDGHKIELQVVLFRLDWLVSLAENGMPELRHLCQWLANIRQGVVFSASCTQTIIPRLAHLHELSGLKRLTALLDILTELEHDPAPRFIDGQLSQLDPDRRLVRAMAHLQDHYQHTITLEQLAQVATCSTTTLKRLFAQQMQSSFSQELTRLRIAHACNLLLTTERGIDWVASQSGYPCLSHFYQQFSERQGMTPNAFRKQSKTSVSA
- the purL gene encoding phosphoribosylformylglycinamidine synthase codes for the protein MANVLQLRGGTALSPFRIEKLASALAAQGLTVNLYAEYWHFVELGSELAKEAALSADEQAVLERILSYGEPAQPALAIGAPILVLPRLGTISPWSSKATDIALHCGLQGKVARIERGMAVYASKADGSALSTAEKNTLLPLIHDRMTEQVFDGLAAGNELFRHFEPTELKSVDILGGGQAALEQANVEYGLALSSDEIEYLVANFTKLGRNPTDVELTMFAQANSEHCRHKIFNANFIIDGQAQDYSLFGMIRETHKASPEGTVVAYSDNSSVIEGAEIERFFPASNGAEYGFEKQKTHILMKVETHNHPTAISPFPGAATGSGGEIRDEGATGRGSKPKAGLCGFTVSNLNVPGYVQDWESPAYGKPDRIASALDIMIEGPIGAAAFNNEFGRPNLAGYFRTFELDVNGERRGYHKPIMIAGGLGNINDAHVTKNGLPDGSLLIQLGGPGMLIGMGGGAASSMDTGANAADLDFDSVQRGNPEMERRCQEVIDRCWQLGDKNPIQSIHDVGAGGISNAFPELVNDAGMGAVFNLRKVNIEEHGMAPKEIWSNESQERYVLGIHPNDLLTFEAICERERCPFAVIGHTTDERHLTVEDPHFGNKPVDMPMDVLLGKPPKMTRDVTRVKPELKVFDSSALDLKESLYKVLQLPSVADKSFLINIGDRTVGGYTARDQMVGPWQIPVADVAVTTMGYNTLQGEAMAMGERTPLALISAPASGRMAVGEALTNLAAAPIAKLGDVKLSANWMAPAGHSGEDANLYDTVKAVGLELCRELGVSIPVGKDSLSMKTVWEDGAEKKSVVAPLSLIISGFAPVTDVTKTLTPQLVTGEDTDLLLIDLGTGKCRLGGSALAQVNAEIGNWAPDVVSVEHLKSFFATVQKLNADGKILAYHDRSDGGLIATISEMMFASHCGVTLEIDELCIDRRVRQRQQDEITPEDVARAENGRVMGVLFNEELGAVLQVRRSDTAAVIAAFMHAHLAGELHVIGTTNHDDKLKIKKRNRMLLEEPRVSLQQAWSKTSWQVQRLRDNPECADAEYARIADKSDKGLFAKLTFNPSEDIAAPYISKGAKPRIAILREQGVNGHIEMGAAFNRAGFAATDVHMSDVIAGRVNLADFMGLAACGGFSYGDVLGAGEGWAKSILFNAAARAQFEAFFNRADTFGLGVCNGCQMMANLSGIIPGAEHWPKFTRNQSEQFEARFVTVEVPKSPSLFFNGMAGSQMPVVVSHGEGFANFSQQGDINKALVAMRYVDSHGKPTQQYPLNPNGSPNAIAGVTTPDGRFSIMMPHPERVFRTVQNSWHPSDWEEDGAWMRMFRNARAFLG
- a CDS encoding IS5 family transposase; amino-acid sequence: MSKSAPNKYKTTNWPSYHAALKSRGALMIWLDPTLKWAAEPTGKRGRNPTFSDAAIQFCLTIKYLFGLALRQTTGMMESLLRLANLDWAVPDSSTISRRQKTLKVIIPARQSQGGLHLLVDSTGIKMLGEGEWKTKKHGAEYRRQWRKVHLGIDAETLEIRAIEVTDNKTGDAPMLLELMNQIPESEQIAAIYGDGAYDTKECHNAIAARGAAAIIPTRKNAQFRKENTAGARARNAILHATKHLGRAIWKKWSDYHRRSLVETKMRCFKLLGERVMARDFDRQVAELQVRAAILNRFTQLGTPTTVRMG